In the genome of Streptomyces pactum, one region contains:
- the pglX gene encoding BREX-2 system adenine-specific DNA-methyltransferase PglX, whose amino-acid sequence MRRVTVVGGGSRTGAGVDRTGLLKDLKKQVAELEDDLRERSESVEEFRTRLEAEYARAYDGKRTAATYGAWRDERVTQAAAAWVLACVFVRFCEDNQLIEWPFLAGPGERLRDAEERHEQFFREKPHLNNRDWLIEAFQHLADANETAAGLFDRRHNPLWELTPSYEAATELLAFWRRRGADGEILYDFTDEEWDTRFLGDLYQDLSEHARKTYALLQTPEFVEEFILDLTLEPAIEEFGLAPEGGLRTIDPACGSGHFLLGIFARLVEKWRAAEPGTDEWTVVRRALDSVHGCDKNPFAVSIARFRLLVAAMRAAGAGRLVDAPAFPINVAVGDSLLHGRGAAGIQGELDLFAVEDGEGEAFQYATEDVGEFAKRVDLLGRGSYHVVVGNPPYIEVNDDQEIKNYRTAYCCSGKFPLSVPFAQRFFELAIRAHRHGGVVGHVGQITSNSFMKRTTGKRLVETFLSTVEVTHVIDAARAYIPGHNREGTPTAIIVGLNKFPRIDSPVCMISSLKGAVSVPDNPAIAPPWVSLTGYAKRGEEGKNEWVAASLVDRVVLASHPWIFPGSGKNALREVLARNKPILREFIDPPIGRAIRAGADEAFTRPLRSTLRTLAPSSAIRPFITGRSVRDWRAVPQEGIWYPYDPSLSEGDMARELWPWRALLTARRTFQGTMSDAGLEWWMYMQHTPSAYENPVSLIFAFKASHNHFTLDRGGSVFNRHSPVIKLPNGAEMGRFYSLLAILNSSTCCFLMKESAQHQGGGAAGYPWSWTLEFTGGIVERLPVPESDFSDLGKLMDELARSSLEYTPAAHCAKGVPSRISLRKTHAEYERKRRQMIALQEELDWQIYHAYGLLSAEEARIVTSSDLEEIPGLKLGERAFEIALARKTSPDGADTAWFERHGSVPIKEVPSCWPDWYQKIVQARIEVIEKRGDLALIERPDCKRRWEVDNWKKEERSALCEWLLARIDTPEIWRSLRDGMKQPRLLTVSQIADVFRDDAAFKSVAELYAADHLGKPDLALADVLAEVIFSEHVPYLAAMRYTEAGLRSRNQWEEIWERQREEDRQDKQLINAVPPKYKPSDFMQPSYWAQRGKLDVPRERFISYPEASPDADSTLLLGWAGWDHKDQAQVLFNLIEDRTQQAGWGSDRIKPLLAGLLEIMPWVHQWHGEYDPEWEAVPADEFQAFFEELCAKHHVSEADLRAWRPEKKTRGRKKATPKKKAAEE is encoded by the coding sequence ATGCGAAGAGTGACGGTCGTAGGTGGGGGTTCGCGTACGGGCGCCGGGGTCGACCGGACGGGGCTGCTCAAGGACCTGAAGAAGCAGGTCGCGGAGCTCGAGGATGATCTGCGGGAGCGCAGTGAGTCGGTCGAGGAGTTCCGCACCCGGCTGGAGGCGGAGTACGCGCGGGCGTACGACGGCAAGCGGACCGCCGCCACGTACGGTGCGTGGCGCGACGAGCGCGTCACGCAGGCCGCGGCGGCATGGGTGCTGGCCTGCGTCTTCGTCCGCTTCTGCGAGGACAACCAGCTGATCGAGTGGCCGTTCCTGGCGGGCCCGGGTGAGCGCCTGCGGGACGCCGAGGAGCGGCACGAGCAGTTCTTCCGCGAGAAGCCGCACCTGAACAACCGCGACTGGCTGATCGAGGCGTTCCAGCACCTCGCCGACGCCAACGAGACGGCGGCCGGCCTCTTCGACCGCCGCCACAACCCGCTGTGGGAGCTGACCCCCAGCTACGAGGCCGCGACCGAGCTGCTGGCGTTCTGGCGCCGGCGCGGGGCCGACGGCGAGATCCTGTACGACTTCACCGACGAGGAGTGGGACACCCGCTTCCTCGGCGACCTCTACCAGGACCTGAGCGAGCACGCACGGAAGACGTACGCGCTGCTGCAGACGCCGGAGTTCGTGGAGGAGTTCATCCTCGACCTGACCCTGGAACCGGCGATCGAGGAGTTCGGGCTGGCGCCCGAGGGGGGCCTGCGGACCATCGACCCGGCGTGCGGCTCCGGCCACTTCCTGCTGGGCATCTTCGCACGGCTGGTGGAGAAGTGGCGCGCGGCGGAGCCGGGGACGGACGAGTGGACGGTGGTCCGCCGCGCGCTGGACTCCGTCCACGGCTGCGACAAGAACCCGTTCGCGGTGAGCATCGCCCGCTTCCGGCTGCTTGTCGCCGCCATGCGGGCGGCTGGCGCCGGACGGCTGGTGGACGCGCCGGCGTTCCCGATCAACGTGGCGGTGGGCGACTCGCTGCTGCACGGGCGCGGGGCGGCGGGTATCCAGGGTGAGCTGGACCTGTTCGCCGTTGAGGACGGCGAGGGGGAGGCGTTCCAGTACGCGACGGAGGACGTCGGCGAGTTCGCCAAGCGGGTGGACCTGCTGGGGCGGGGGTCGTATCACGTGGTGGTGGGGAATCCGCCGTACATTGAGGTGAACGACGATCAGGAGATCAAAAATTATCGGACTGCATACTGTTGCTCGGGAAAGTTCCCTCTGTCGGTGCCCTTTGCCCAGCGCTTCTTTGAACTTGCGATTCGCGCGCATCGGCACGGCGGTGTGGTCGGCCATGTAGGGCAAATCACTTCCAACTCTTTCATGAAGCGGACCACGGGGAAAAGGCTAGTCGAGACCTTCCTTTCCACGGTCGAGGTCACTCATGTAATCGATGCAGCCCGAGCCTACATTCCGGGACACAACAGGGAGGGTACGCCAACGGCCATTATTGTAGGATTGAATAAGTTTCCACGGATTGATTCTCCGGTGTGCATGATCTCCTCCCTCAAGGGAGCGGTTTCCGTACCCGATAACCCTGCGATCGCGCCCCCTTGGGTGTCGCTCACCGGCTACGCAAAGCGAGGTGAGGAAGGAAAGAATGAGTGGGTGGCCGCCAGCCTTGTCGACCGGGTTGTTCTCGCAAGCCATCCATGGATTTTCCCCGGAAGCGGGAAAAATGCACTTCGTGAAGTACTTGCGCGTAATAAGCCCATTCTGCGCGAATTTATTGACCCGCCGATCGGTCGCGCGATCCGGGCAGGTGCTGACGAGGCTTTTACGCGCCCGCTTCGCTCAACATTGCGCACACTGGCTCCATCGAGTGCGATTAGGCCATTCATTACTGGCAGGTCTGTGCGTGATTGGCGCGCTGTTCCGCAGGAAGGGATCTGGTACCCGTATGACCCCTCCCTATCCGAGGGTGATATGGCCAGGGAGTTGTGGCCATGGAGGGCGCTCCTCACGGCCCGGCGTACCTTTCAAGGTACAATGAGCGATGCAGGGCTAGAGTGGTGGATGTACATGCAGCACACCCCTTCTGCGTACGAGAATCCCGTCTCTCTTATTTTTGCTTTTAAAGCCTCCCATAACCACTTTACCCTCGATCGAGGGGGTAGTGTGTTCAACCGCCATTCGCCCGTCATCAAACTGCCGAATGGTGCTGAGATGGGCAGATTCTACTCTCTGCTTGCAATTTTGAACTCTTCGACTTGCTGCTTCCTTATGAAGGAGTCTGCCCAGCATCAAGGGGGAGGAGCTGCTGGCTATCCATGGTCATGGACTCTGGAATTCACGGGAGGGATTGTGGAGCGCCTTCCGGTTCCAGAGAGTGACTTTTCGGACCTGGGTAAATTGATGGATGAGCTCGCGCGCTCCTCGCTTGAGTACACTCCCGCTGCTCATTGCGCTAAGGGGGTGCCGTCGCGAATCTCTCTGCGGAAAACGCACGCCGAGTACGAGCGTAAACGACGGCAAATGATCGCTCTTCAGGAAGAGTTGGACTGGCAGATTTACCATGCCTATGGCCTGCTGTCCGCAGAAGAGGCGCGGATTGTCACGTCGAGTGACCTTGAGGAAATCCCTGGGCTGAAACTTGGGGAGCGGGCGTTCGAGATCGCATTGGCTAGGAAAACGTCCCCCGATGGTGCTGACACCGCCTGGTTCGAGCGTCATGGCTCGGTACCCATCAAGGAGGTTCCTTCTTGCTGGCCTGACTGGTACCAAAAGATCGTCCAGGCTCGTATTGAGGTTATCGAAAAGCGAGGCGACCTTGCGCTGATCGAGCGTCCGGATTGCAAGAGGCGTTGGGAAGTTGATAATTGGAAAAAAGAGGAGCGAAGTGCTCTTTGTGAATGGCTTCTTGCACGGATCGACACCCCTGAAATCTGGAGAAGCCTCCGGGACGGCATGAAGCAGCCACGTCTGCTTACCGTTAGTCAAATTGCTGACGTCTTTCGGGACGATGCTGCCTTCAAATCGGTTGCGGAACTCTATGCAGCTGACCACCTTGGTAAACCTGATCTCGCACTCGCTGACGTGCTTGCGGAAGTCATCTTCAGCGAACACGTCCCTTACCTTGCGGCTATGCGCTATACCGAAGCGGGACTTCGAAGCCGTAATCAGTGGGAGGAAATCTGGGAGAGGCAGCGCGAGGAGGATCGACAGGATAAGCAATTGATTAACGCTGTGCCACCGAAGTACAAGCCGAGTGACTTTATGCAACCATCCTATTGGGCGCAACGCGGCAAGCTCGACGTACCCAGGGAGCGGTTCATCTCCTACCCGGAGGCGAGCCCGGACGCCGACTCGACGCTCCTGCTCGGTTGGGCCGGCTGGGACCACAAGGATCAGGCCCAGGTACTGTTCAACCTGATCGAGGACCGGACGCAGCAGGCCGGTTGGGGATCGGATCGGATCAAGCCGCTGCTGGCCGGTCTGCTGGAGATCATGCCGTGGGTGCACCAGTGGCACGGGGAGTACGACCCCGAGTGGGAGGCTGTCCCTGCCGATGAGTTCCAGGCGTTCTTCGAGGAGCTGTGCGCCAAGCATCACGTGAGCGAGGCCGACCTGCGAGCCTGGCGACCGGAGAAGAAGACGCGGGGTAGGAAGAAGGCCACACCAAAGAAGAAGGCGGCTGAGGAGTAG
- a CDS encoding helix-turn-helix domain-containing protein, translating to MAETHADADAGRGPGQQRPEPIEDGDETVDLFRAVGKQVKLLRERAGLTQRELGDRLGYGEELISSVERGRRTPQPEFLDAADDCLDAGGLLKIAKEDVVRAKAKARVKHPAWFRDYARLEREAVELSFYSTLTVPGLLQTEGYARAVFASRQPLLDEETIEQRVAARLSRQEITTRWPPPMVSAVIQEVVLLQPLGGRAVRKGQLEQLLRLGRMRNVQIQVMPTDREEHAGMGGPFTLLTPKGRPQLAYLEVQNLSRLITDPEEVRVLATKYGSIRGQALTPQDSLILIEKLLGAA from the coding sequence ATGGCGGAGACGCATGCGGACGCGGATGCCGGGCGAGGGCCGGGGCAACAGCGGCCGGAACCGATCGAGGACGGGGACGAGACGGTCGACCTCTTCCGGGCCGTCGGGAAACAGGTCAAGCTGCTACGAGAGCGGGCGGGGCTCACCCAGCGGGAGCTGGGCGACCGGCTCGGCTACGGGGAGGAGCTGATCTCCTCGGTCGAGCGCGGGCGCCGGACACCGCAGCCGGAGTTCCTCGACGCGGCGGACGACTGCCTGGACGCGGGCGGCCTGCTGAAGATCGCGAAGGAGGACGTGGTCCGGGCGAAGGCGAAGGCGCGGGTGAAGCATCCGGCGTGGTTCCGGGACTATGCGCGCTTGGAGCGGGAGGCGGTCGAGCTGAGCTTCTACAGCACGCTGACCGTGCCGGGGTTGCTCCAGACCGAGGGCTACGCGCGGGCCGTGTTCGCCAGCCGACAGCCGCTTCTGGACGAGGAGACCATCGAGCAACGGGTGGCCGCACGGCTGAGTCGCCAGGAAATCACCACCCGATGGCCACCGCCGATGGTGAGCGCTGTCATCCAGGAAGTGGTGCTGCTACAACCCTTGGGCGGGCGTGCCGTACGGAAGGGGCAGTTGGAGCAACTTCTGCGACTCGGGCGTATGCGGAACGTGCAGATTCAGGTGATGCCCACCGATCGCGAGGAACACGCAGGGATGGGTGGACCGTTCACGCTGCTCACCCCCAAGGGGCGGCCGCAACTCGCCTACCTTGAGGTCCAGAACTTGAGCCGCTTGATCACGGACCCCGAAGAGGTTCGTGTGCTCGCCACCAAATATGGGAGCATCCGAGGACAGGCGCTCACTCCACAGGATTCACTCATCTTGATCGAGAAGTTGCTGGGAGCAGCATGA
- a CDS encoding ATP-binding protein: MKAEFITPTSEFIRRFSSTRRSARLARHLVVERLDAWGIPPTSVPSDITAVIVGELAANAVTHGRVPGRDFELRLVLTAESIRIEVADGCSEKRPDTALRQPPADAESGRGLLMLEALAARWGISDRDGPGKVVWAEVPRPPVPAPADRAQA, translated from the coding sequence GTGAAAGCCGAATTCATCACCCCCACCAGTGAGTTCATCCGGCGGTTCAGCTCCACGCGCCGGAGCGCACGCCTCGCGCGGCACCTCGTCGTCGAGCGGCTCGACGCCTGGGGCATCCCGCCCACCAGCGTGCCCTCGGATATCACCGCCGTGATCGTCGGGGAGCTGGCGGCCAACGCCGTCACCCATGGCCGCGTACCCGGCCGGGACTTCGAGCTGCGCCTCGTGCTCACCGCGGAGTCCATCCGTATCGAGGTCGCCGACGGCTGTAGCGAGAAGCGGCCAGATACCGCCCTCCGGCAGCCCCCGGCGGATGCCGAGTCCGGCCGGGGTCTGCTGATGCTCGAGGCGCTGGCCGCCCGCTGGGGCATCAGCGACCGGGACGGGCCGGGAAAGGTCGTCTGGGCCGAGGTGCCCCGGCCTCCGGTGCCGGCCCCCGCCGACCGAGCGCAAGCCTGA
- a CDS encoding PglY protein — MSTSELFLRDVIDIKEDVHAGDFKVELSQGFTETDARVVEYVVTDQLQKAFRKALGIVGKSMRTGDPHAAYLHGSFGAGKSHFLTVLHAVLNNHPAARAKPRLQEVIAEHDDWLRQKKFLMVPYHLVGSTDLDSALLGGYVAAVHKKHPDMPTPAVYRADSALADARRQRRFLADDRKFIEWLGAGAAAVAPGGAVIAVEEEDDLDASGLEEVAGAPAAGGWTPADLDRAFDAPAGDPYREALVSALLSGPMASYATGARGDKDAFLPLENGLAVISRHAKSLGYDGIVLFLDELILWLQAHMGEQDFVRDQVQRLVKLIESGDSDRPVPIVSFISRQRDLSQLIGTDVAGADVQNLEQQVEYLAGRIDVVDLEDSNLIEIIKHRVLAPKPGREADRDSAFEVVESSKDEVRQVLLDAHGRTEATWEDFRALYPLSPAFLNVLVELSGALQRERTGLKLVQETLRRRRDDLRLGELIPLGDLWDVILDGTGEAFTARLRREAETAKRFHDRVRAYLLQKYGSEDDTRFKGDERLIKTLLLAALAPNVPALARLTGERLAALNHGSIKVRLGSAGSVAVKRLRELQGEFGELRSEGESDPVFHLHLSDLDIEPILDQVSSEDNLGKRRQWVKDQLWTALGIQDTQPFICEREIVWRGTKRTAEFVFGNVCDPHLPDEQFQPQTDGNIRFVFDYPFDDKHFPSDDVRRVEGLKQAGRYAPTIVWLPDFFSEQKSNQLGRLLKINYLLERDRLDDHTATKSADERVQIRHQLKAQSENLTSQLTAVLQQLYGISKPDPGSVGAEVPDSQHVWSLEPAYGNPKPQAGLSFEQNLYALSDGMFAALYPKHPDFDPGLTRKPVTTRELRTALEWIGRAMEDGERRVVVDRHQLPVVKRIVHPLGLGEVHDGPLNLLNDWRLRINQKAAEAKAGSELSVEQIRRWITELGYTGLEKNIANLIIATYALLDDRTWTFQTTPVAQAPELERIGGGYGLRAVELPTPEEFTAARARAAAVFGVSTRPVLFARNVSALATKVREVATAHGQAVSGVWRSLDKHAADLGLSGADAPRMRSTRAAADLLARLARTSDATPLVKELAAVSYDVTDQEIGAAIKQAPEVLRALDDTNWKLLRSVRGFAGRDDGVGDKAERLIALLRETADDHEQARSLVPVLSQLQDQALALVNEVAQLASVARPPVPEPTMPGPDDISLTRHGTPAVPSAVPPRSEAGRSEATVPVPAPGTAAGPTAPHVLNAEEPTRVESLLAEAITDVRDEIRSYLEAHPGVPIEITWRPLPSDGRQPAGEEADR, encoded by the coding sequence ATGTCCACGAGCGAGCTCTTCCTGCGCGATGTCATCGACATCAAGGAAGACGTCCATGCCGGCGACTTCAAGGTGGAGCTCTCCCAGGGCTTCACCGAGACGGACGCCCGGGTCGTGGAGTACGTGGTCACCGACCAGCTCCAGAAGGCGTTCCGGAAGGCCCTGGGCATCGTCGGGAAGTCGATGCGCACCGGTGACCCGCACGCCGCGTACCTCCACGGCTCGTTCGGTGCCGGTAAGAGCCACTTCCTCACCGTGCTGCACGCGGTGCTCAACAACCACCCGGCGGCCCGCGCCAAGCCCCGGCTGCAGGAGGTCATCGCCGAGCACGACGACTGGCTGCGGCAGAAGAAGTTCCTGATGGTGCCCTACCACCTGGTCGGCTCCACCGACCTGGACTCGGCACTGCTGGGCGGCTATGTGGCCGCCGTGCACAAGAAGCACCCGGACATGCCCACCCCCGCGGTGTACCGTGCGGACTCCGCCCTCGCGGACGCGCGCCGGCAGCGGCGGTTCCTCGCCGACGACCGGAAGTTCATCGAGTGGCTGGGAGCCGGTGCCGCGGCCGTCGCCCCCGGCGGTGCCGTCATCGCCGTCGAGGAGGAGGACGACCTCGACGCCAGCGGCCTGGAGGAGGTGGCCGGCGCCCCGGCCGCCGGTGGCTGGACCCCCGCCGACCTGGACCGGGCCTTCGACGCGCCGGCCGGCGACCCGTACCGCGAGGCGCTGGTGTCGGCGCTGCTCTCCGGGCCGATGGCCTCGTACGCCACCGGTGCACGCGGCGACAAGGACGCCTTCCTGCCGCTGGAGAACGGCCTGGCGGTGATCTCCCGGCACGCCAAGTCGCTCGGCTACGACGGCATCGTCCTCTTCCTCGACGAGCTGATCCTCTGGCTGCAGGCGCACATGGGGGAGCAGGACTTCGTCCGCGACCAGGTGCAGCGGCTGGTCAAGCTGATCGAGTCGGGGGACAGCGACCGGCCGGTGCCGATCGTCTCCTTCATCTCCCGCCAGCGCGACCTGTCCCAACTGATCGGCACCGACGTGGCCGGCGCCGACGTGCAGAACCTGGAGCAGCAGGTCGAGTACCTCGCCGGCCGCATCGACGTGGTCGATCTGGAGGACAGCAACCTCATCGAGATCATCAAGCACCGGGTGCTCGCCCCGAAGCCGGGGCGGGAGGCCGACCGGGACTCGGCCTTCGAGGTGGTGGAGTCCTCCAAGGACGAGGTGCGGCAGGTGCTGCTCGACGCCCACGGGCGGACCGAGGCCACCTGGGAGGACTTCCGGGCCCTCTACCCGCTCTCGCCCGCCTTCCTCAACGTGCTGGTGGAGCTCTCCGGCGCGCTGCAGCGCGAACGGACCGGTCTGAAGCTGGTGCAGGAGACGCTGCGGCGGCGCCGCGACGACCTGCGGCTCGGCGAGCTGATCCCGCTGGGCGACCTGTGGGACGTGATCCTCGACGGTACGGGTGAGGCATTCACCGCCCGGCTGCGCCGGGAGGCCGAGACCGCCAAGCGCTTCCACGACCGGGTGCGGGCGTACCTGCTGCAGAAGTACGGGTCGGAGGACGACACCCGGTTCAAGGGCGACGAGCGGCTGATCAAGACGCTGTTGCTCGCCGCGCTGGCCCCAAACGTCCCCGCCCTCGCCCGGCTGACCGGCGAGCGGCTGGCGGCGCTCAACCACGGCTCCATCAAGGTGCGGCTCGGCTCGGCCGGGTCGGTGGCGGTCAAGCGGCTGCGCGAGCTGCAGGGCGAGTTCGGCGAACTGCGCAGCGAGGGCGAGTCGGACCCGGTCTTCCACCTCCATCTCTCCGACCTCGACATCGAGCCGATCCTCGACCAGGTGAGCAGCGAGGACAACCTCGGCAAGCGGCGGCAGTGGGTGAAGGACCAGCTGTGGACCGCGCTCGGCATCCAGGACACCCAGCCGTTCATCTGCGAACGGGAGATCGTCTGGCGGGGGACGAAGCGCACCGCGGAGTTCGTCTTCGGCAACGTCTGCGACCCGCACCTGCCCGACGAGCAGTTCCAGCCCCAGACGGACGGCAACATCCGGTTCGTCTTCGACTACCCCTTCGACGACAAGCACTTCCCCAGCGACGACGTGCGCCGGGTGGAGGGGCTGAAGCAGGCCGGCAGGTACGCGCCGACGATCGTCTGGCTGCCGGACTTCTTCTCCGAACAGAAGTCGAACCAGCTGGGACGGCTCCTGAAGATCAATTACCTGCTGGAGCGGGACCGCCTCGACGACCACACCGCCACCAAGTCCGCGGATGAGCGGGTGCAGATCCGGCACCAGCTCAAGGCGCAGAGCGAGAACCTCACCTCCCAGCTCACCGCCGTACTGCAGCAGCTCTACGGCATCAGCAAGCCCGACCCGGGCAGCGTCGGGGCGGAGGTGCCGGACAGCCAGCACGTGTGGTCGCTGGAGCCGGCGTACGGCAACCCGAAGCCGCAGGCGGGCCTGAGCTTCGAGCAGAACCTCTACGCGCTCAGCGACGGGATGTTCGCCGCGCTTTATCCCAAGCATCCCGACTTCGACCCGGGCCTCACCCGGAAGCCGGTCACCACACGAGAGTTGCGGACCGCGCTGGAGTGGATCGGCCGGGCCATGGAGGACGGTGAGCGCCGTGTCGTCGTGGACCGGCACCAGCTCCCCGTGGTCAAGCGGATCGTGCACCCGCTCGGACTCGGCGAGGTCCACGACGGACCGCTCAACCTGCTCAACGACTGGCGGCTGAGGATCAACCAGAAGGCCGCGGAGGCCAAGGCGGGGTCCGAGCTGTCGGTGGAGCAGATCCGCCGCTGGATCACCGAACTCGGCTACACCGGGCTGGAGAAGAACATCGCCAACCTGATCATCGCCACCTACGCGCTGCTGGACGACCGCACGTGGACGTTCCAGACCACTCCCGTGGCGCAGGCACCGGAGCTGGAGCGCATCGGGGGCGGGTACGGGCTGCGCGCGGTGGAGCTGCCCACCCCGGAGGAGTTCACGGCCGCCCGCGCCCGGGCGGCGGCCGTCTTCGGCGTCTCGACGCGGCCGGTGCTCTTCGCGCGGAACGTATCGGCACTGGCCACCAAGGTCCGCGAGGTGGCCACCGCGCACGGCCAGGCGGTGAGCGGGGTGTGGCGGTCGCTGGACAAGCACGCCGCCGACCTCGGGCTGAGCGGTGCGGACGCCCCGCGGATGCGGTCCACCCGGGCCGCGGCGGATCTGCTGGCCCGGCTGGCCCGGACCAGCGACGCGACGCCGCTGGTGAAGGAGCTGGCGGCGGTCTCGTACGACGTGACGGACCAGGAGATCGGCGCCGCGATCAAGCAGGCGCCTGAGGTGCTGCGGGCACTCGACGACACCAACTGGAAGCTGCTGCGGAGCGTCCGCGGTTTCGCCGGACGGGACGACGGGGTCGGGGACAAGGCCGAGCGGCTGATCGCGCTGCTGCGCGAGACGGCCGACGACCACGAGCAGGCCCGGTCCCTGGTGCCGGTGCTCAGCCAGCTCCAGGACCAGGCGCTCGCTCTGGTCAACGAGGTGGCCCAGCTCGCCAGCGTGGCCCGGCCGCCGGTGCCCGAGCCCACCATGCCGGGACCGGATGACATCAGCCTGACGCGGCACGGGACACCGGCCGTTCCGTCCGCGGTACCGCCGCGGTCGGAAGCCGGACGGAGCGAGGCGACCGTGCCGGTCCCCGCTCCCGGGACGGCCGCCGGGCCGACGGCCCCGCATGTGCTGAACGCGGAGGAACCGACCCGCGTCGAGTCGCTTCTCGCCGAGGCCATCACCGATGTGCGCGACGAGATCCGCTCCTACCTCGAAGCACATCCCGGCGTGCCGATCGAGATCACCTGGCGTCCGCTTCCGTCCGACGGACGGCAGCCGGCCGGTGAGGAGGCCGACCGCTGA
- a CDS encoding 7-cyano-7-deazaguanine synthase: MTATPAQSAFWFVSPPHAPRPNRPWQPLSDRNFWERDDRRPDEQPLYAPPPPWADDLHRVARAVFLADKHTRRDTVFDQWTRRIRLSVPVAEPERWQRVRPLLTGLLRTMTADVWELQLRAMEPGAATPLPLSFGPDARAAEVALFSGGLDSLSWAARRAAVPTADTLLLVTFGERNFEALQREVLQSVYRRRRRPVRRLLLSQTVRRSGDGPELERSTRSRGFLYATAAIRAAAAEGAAVAHIPENGYLAINPPLSAARSAACSTRSVHPWTLHQLNRLIAGLGGEVRVENPLAGLTKGQVCRAALRVAGLTPQELGNTLSCGTPPPRRPGDADLPHCGVCYPCLVRRAGLLAALGEDGTPYEADPWALDAGHDRAVHWRAVQRWLRRPYTSRDLIADTPLPPGGPDLDEVVRIIDRGRAELLALIRSATTRARDA; this comes from the coding sequence ATGACCGCCACACCGGCGCAGTCCGCCTTCTGGTTCGTCTCCCCTCCCCACGCCCCGCGACCGAACCGCCCCTGGCAGCCGCTGAGCGACCGGAACTTCTGGGAGCGCGACGACCGCAGGCCGGATGAGCAGCCGCTCTACGCACCACCGCCGCCCTGGGCGGACGACCTGCACCGAGTGGCCCGCGCGGTCTTCCTCGCCGACAAGCACACGCGCCGGGACACCGTCTTCGACCAGTGGACGCGCCGCATCCGGCTTTCCGTACCGGTCGCCGAGCCCGAGCGCTGGCAGCGGGTGCGCCCGCTGCTGACCGGCCTGCTGCGGACCATGACGGCCGATGTCTGGGAGCTGCAGTTACGGGCCATGGAGCCCGGAGCCGCCACCCCGCTGCCCCTGTCCTTCGGGCCGGACGCCCGCGCCGCGGAGGTCGCCCTCTTCTCCGGCGGCCTGGACTCCCTGAGCTGGGCCGCGCGGCGCGCTGCGGTACCCACCGCGGACACCCTGCTCCTGGTCACCTTCGGAGAGCGGAACTTCGAGGCGCTCCAACGAGAGGTCCTTCAGTCCGTGTACCGGCGCCGCAGGCGCCCGGTCCGCCGGCTCCTGCTCAGCCAGACGGTGCGCAGGAGCGGTGACGGGCCGGAGCTGGAGCGCTCCACCCGCTCCCGCGGCTTCCTCTACGCGACGGCCGCGATCCGTGCCGCCGCCGCGGAAGGCGCCGCCGTAGCCCACATCCCGGAGAACGGGTACCTGGCGATCAACCCGCCGCTGAGCGCCGCCCGGTCGGCGGCCTGCTCCACCCGGTCCGTCCACCCGTGGACCCTCCACCAGCTGAACCGGCTCATCGCCGGTCTGGGCGGGGAGGTACGCGTCGAGAACCCGCTCGCCGGGCTCACCAAGGGCCAGGTGTGCAGGGCCGCGCTGCGGGTCGCCGGTCTGACACCGCAGGAGCTGGGGAACACCCTGAGCTGTGGCACTCCGCCCCCACGCCGGCCGGGCGACGCGGACCTCCCCCACTGCGGGGTGTGCTACCCGTGTCTGGTGCGCCGCGCGGGCCTGCTGGCCGCTCTCGGCGAGGACGGCACCCCGTACGAGGCGGACCCCTGGGCACTGGACGCGGGCCACGACCGTGCCGTCCACTGGCGCGCCGTCCAGCGGTGGCTGCGCAGGCCGTACACCTCCCGCGACCTGATCGCCGACACCCCGCTTCCGCCGGGCGGCCCGGACCTGGACGAGGTGGTGCGGATCATCGACAGGGGCCGCGCCGAACTGCTGGCGCTGATCCGCTCGGCCACGACGCGGGCGCGCGACGCCTGA
- a CDS encoding DUF397 domain-containing protein produces MNIQEAPYDAYQLVWFKSSYSGDEGGECVEVAVSPDAVHVRDSKDRTGPRLTFSAAEWSAFVSYVAALD; encoded by the coding sequence ATGAACATACAGGAAGCCCCGTACGACGCATATCAGCTGGTCTGGTTCAAGAGCAGCTACAGCGGTGACGAGGGCGGCGAGTGCGTGGAGGTCGCGGTCAGCCCTGATGCGGTTCACGTCCGGGATTCGAAGGACAGGACCGGCCCCCGGCTCACCTTCTCCGCCGCCGAATGGTCGGCCTTCGTCTCGTACGTCGCAGCACTCGACTGA